A region of Methanomicrobium sp. W14 DNA encodes the following proteins:
- a CDS encoding hydrogenase maturation nickel metallochaperone HypA gives MHEYTIAYDIFATSKRAALENSATRIKKVCVDVGEMTMINPEQVIFLFETMCEDDALFKDCKLEAKTIPVKSICKCGYKGNEKYVCPNCGSLPEIIDGREISVTNIEIEVDDE, from the coding sequence ATGCACGAGTATACTATTGCCTACGACATATTTGCGACATCAAAGCGTGCAGCTCTTGAAAATTCCGCCACCCGCATAAAAAAAGTTTGTGTTGACGTCGGCGAGATGACTATGATAAACCCTGAACAGGTTATCTTTCTTTTTGAAACAATGTGCGAGGACGACGCACTGTTTAAGGACTGTAAACTTGAGGCAAAAACGATTCCCGTAAAAAGCATATGCAAATGCGGATACAAAGGAAACGAGAAATATGTCTGTCCGAACTGCGGTTCCCTTCCGGAAATTATCGACGGGAGGGAGATTTCTGTTACAAACATTGAAATAGAGGTGGATGACGAGTGA
- a CDS encoding HypC/HybG/HupF family hydrogenase formation chaperone translates to MCIAVPAEVLEIKDGNIAVVDYGDLQQEVRIDLVDVHKGDFVLVHVGFAIQTLSREEALQTRQLFKEVYAAMED, encoded by the coding sequence ATGTGCATTGCAGTTCCGGCAGAAGTGCTGGAAATTAAGGACGGCAACATAGCTGTCGTTGACTATGGCGACCTTCAGCAGGAGGTCAGAATTGATCTTGTGGACGTTCATAAAGGAGACTTTGTTCTGGTCCACGTAGGATTTGCCATTCAGACTCTATCCCGTGAGGAGGCACTCCAGACGCGTCAGCTGTTCAAGGAAGTTTACGCGGCAATGGAGGACTGA
- a CDS encoding archaeosine biosynthesis radical SAM protein RaSEA, translating to MISEQTEKPLACWKSKELHLGEVIDCLTIIFKSGGCSWNRCRMCGYKNERFARISEDYLTDRLMNQLSFVLNEFDPKSYQMVKIFTSGSFFDSGEVPPKARSEIGRAFRGKTIIAESRTEFVKSDILSEFIEKIDDGSKEHPFYVAMGLETTNDYIRDKCIDKGHTYDDFKKAVAEGRDAGSGIKTYLMMKPPYLTESEALSDMKKSIADVTGYSDIISMNLCTVQNKTEVERLWKQKAYRPPYLWSVLDVLIDAKVHILCDPVGGGKSRGPHNCGVCDPDIVGAIRDYSLTDDRDLLKIYYDKGCGCMDEWRYVLREEKPYCMPLTS from the coding sequence ATGATATCTGAACAGACTGAAAAACCTCTTGCATGCTGGAAAAGCAAAGAACTCCATCTTGGTGAAGTTATAGACTGTCTTACGATTATTTTTAAGTCCGGCGGGTGCTCCTGGAACCGCTGCAGGATGTGCGGATATAAAAATGAGAGATTCGCAAGAATCTCCGAAGACTACCTTACAGACAGGTTGATGAATCAGCTTTCGTTTGTCTTAAACGAGTTTGACCCGAAAAGCTATCAGATGGTCAAAATTTTTACATCCGGAAGCTTTTTTGACTCCGGTGAAGTGCCTCCCAAAGCCAGATCTGAGATAGGCAGGGCTTTTCGCGGCAAGACCATAATCGCCGAATCAAGGACTGAATTTGTAAAATCGGATATCTTATCTGAATTTATAGAAAAGATTGATGACGGCTCAAAGGAGCACCCTTTTTATGTTGCAATGGGCCTTGAAACTACAAACGACTACATTAGGGACAAGTGCATAGACAAGGGCCATACTTATGATGATTTCAAAAAAGCAGTCGCTGAAGGAAGAGATGCCGGGTCGGGAATAAAGACGTACCTTATGATGAAGCCGCCGTACCTGACGGAATCAGAGGCGCTTTCGGACATGAAGAAGTCGATTGCCGATGTAACCGGATATTCCGATATTATCTCCATGAACCTGTGCACTGTTCAGAATAAAACCGAAGTTGAAAGGCTGTGGAAACAGAAAGCCTACAGGCCGCCTTATCTTTGGAGTGTGCTTGATGTCTTAATAGACGCGAAAGTGCATATCCTCTGCGACCCCGTCGGGGGAGGAAAAAGCCGCGGCCCTCACAACTGCGGAGTATGCGACCCGGATATCGTCGGTGCAATAAGGGATTACTCCCTTACTGATGACAGAGACTTACTGAAAATTTATTACGATAAGGGGTGCGGGTGCATGGACGAATGGAGGTATGTCCTCAGGGAGGAAAAACCGTACTGTATGCCCCTGACCAGCTAA
- a CDS encoding TIGR00300 family protein produces the protein MEASREIELQGHIIDSGIMTRVFDKVLDMGGNFEITTFDIGKRKQDPSYARLIISSETEDKLENILSELHRLGARMPEMEDIRLEEAEGDKILPKGFYSTTNHPTFVKYNGNWISVENIEMDCHIVIEKKTPRALCTPLAKIKKGDLIVIGERGVRIVPPERSRKVNQFEFMQNTVSSERPSETIIKKIAGEMKEIKERGGKIGIVGGPAIVHTRAAPALAKIIRAGYIDALFAGNALATHDIEYNLFGTSLGMNLDTGTLAVGGHKNHITTISEVIRAGSIRKAVECGLIKKGIMYECIKNNVPFVLAGSIRDDGPLPDVITDVMVAQEEMRKHLRGLDMVIMIGTLLHSIAIGNCLPSYVKTICVDINPASVTKLSDRGSAQAIGVVSDAGAFLPLLAKYLIDDEKDNNKKN, from the coding sequence ATGGAAGCGTCCCGTGAGATTGAACTTCAGGGTCATATTATAGATTCCGGCATTATGACCCGTGTTTTTGACAAAGTTCTGGATATGGGCGGCAATTTTGAGATTACCACCTTTGATATCGGAAAAAGAAAACAGGACCCAAGTTATGCCAGGCTCATCATAAGTTCAGAAACCGAAGACAAACTTGAGAATATTTTAAGCGAACTCCACAGGCTCGGGGCAAGAATGCCGGAAATGGAGGACATCAGGCTTGAGGAAGCCGAAGGCGACAAAATTCTTCCTAAAGGGTTTTACTCCACAACAAACCACCCGACATTTGTAAAATACAACGGCAACTGGATTTCTGTGGAAAACATCGAGATGGACTGCCATATTGTAATAGAGAAAAAAACTCCGCGTGCATTATGCACCCCTCTTGCAAAAATAAAAAAAGGTGACCTTATCGTAATCGGTGAAAGGGGTGTCAGGATTGTCCCGCCTGAAAGGTCCAGAAAAGTCAACCAGTTTGAATTCATGCAGAATACCGTCTCCTCGGAAAGGCCGAGCGAGACAATAATCAAGAAAATAGCCGGCGAAATGAAGGAGATAAAAGAAAGAGGAGGTAAAATCGGAATTGTAGGTGGCCCTGCAATAGTTCATACAAGAGCCGCCCCGGCCCTTGCAAAGATAATCAGGGCAGGATATATAGACGCTCTCTTTGCCGGAAACGCTCTTGCCACGCATGATATAGAGTACAACCTGTTCGGGACGTCTCTTGGAATGAACCTTGATACAGGGACTCTTGCAGTCGGCGGGCATAAAAACCACATCACCACCATCAGCGAGGTTATACGCGCCGGGTCAATCAGAAAGGCAGTTGAATGCGGTTTAATCAAGAAAGGCATAATGTATGAATGCATCAAAAACAACGTCCCGTTCGTCCTTGCCGGGTCAATACGGGACGACGGACCTCTCCCTGACGTAATAACCGATGTGATGGTAGCACAGGAGGAGATGAGAAAACACCTGCGCGGACTTGACATGGTCATTATGATAGGAACGCTTCTTCATTCCATTGCCATAGGAAACTGCCTGCCGTCATACGTAAAGACAATCTGCGTCGACATAAACCCTGCATCCGTGACGAAACTCAGTGACAGGGGGTCTGCCCAGGCCATAGGCGTTGTAAGCGATGCCGGAGCATTTCTGCCTCTCCTTGCAAAATACCTGATTGATGACGAAAAAGACAATAATAAAAAGAACTAA
- a CDS encoding methanogenesis marker 8 protein: protein MNFTDEHIIEAAGKARVVVRNGKVFSAGKPLLSQCPLAERFNYPVRNMSPDEIKKNIEERISSFGMCTREREVLSDDDFVLFGASELLKCAVENKIIDCAVIACDGAGTVISKNPRLIQGIGGKMSGLIKTCPYTEVIDRINENGGFVPFPDDAGIDPYKGYIKADKLGFSNVAVTVASGSDALKIKSENPKTVVIGVHTTGANQKEAELLSENCDIISACASQNVRNTAGKKALLQGGATVPVYAMTQKGKEIILEKIRCTSSQVLVKSEKLPVSSQKTPGPLI from the coding sequence ATGAACTTCACCGATGAGCACATAATAGAGGCGGCAGGAAAGGCACGGGTCGTTGTCAGGAACGGCAAAGTATTTTCGGCAGGAAAACCCCTGCTTTCACAATGCCCCCTTGCGGAAAGGTTTAATTATCCTGTCAGAAACATGAGCCCTGACGAAATTAAAAAAAACATTGAAGAGAGGATCTCCTCGTTCGGCATGTGCACAAGAGAAAGAGAGGTTCTCTCGGATGACGATTTCGTGCTGTTCGGCGCCTCTGAACTTCTGAAATGTGCTGTAGAAAACAAAATCATAGACTGTGCCGTCATTGCATGCGACGGTGCCGGAACGGTTATATCAAAAAATCCCCGCCTTATCCAGGGAATTGGCGGAAAAATGTCGGGACTTATCAAAACCTGCCCTTATACGGAAGTCATAGACAGGATAAATGAAAACGGCGGGTTCGTCCCTTTCCCTGATGATGCCGGAATAGACCCGTACAAAGGATATATTAAAGCAGATAAGCTGGGGTTTTCAAATGTGGCCGTTACCGTTGCATCAGGAAGCGATGCTCTTAAAATAAAAAGCGAAAACCCAAAAACTGTTGTTATCGGTGTCCACACGACAGGTGCAAACCAAAAGGAGGCTGAACTTCTGTCTGAGAACTGCGACATAATTTCTGCATGTGCATCACAGAATGTAAGAAATACGGCCGGAAAAAAAGCCCTTCTCCAGGGCGGAGCAACTGTCCCGGTATATGCGATGACACAGAAAGGAAAGGAGATAATACTCGAAAAGATTAGGTGCACCAGTTCACAGGTCCTTGTAAAATCAGAAAAGCTGCCTGTTTCATCCCAAAAAACTCCCGGTCCACTCATTTAA
- a CDS encoding heparan-alpha-glucosaminide N-acetyltransferase codes for MPGNIVVKKRFLELDSFRGLAIFMMVWFHLIFDLTYFGIYYVNVSTGFWRYFGYTTAVMFVFIAGVSVYISSERSKKHLFGFKYYIKFFKRGLFLILIGEVITFVTWAVIGEGFIVFGILHLIGFSVFVSPFFMKLKKYNLLAGFLVIIAGFLISGTTGPYFLLPFGITPPGFVSLDYEPVFPWFGVFLIGISAGTYFYPGAKRRFSGFSVSDNIFFKFMSFMGRHSLLIYLIHQPVIVLLLSLSAGRILI; via the coding sequence ATGCCGGGTAATATTGTAGTAAAAAAAAGATTTCTGGAGCTTGATTCCTTCAGGGGTCTCGCAATTTTTATGATGGTCTGGTTTCACCTGATTTTTGACCTGACCTACTTCGGCATATATTATGTAAACGTGAGCACCGGGTTCTGGAGGTATTTCGGGTACACTACAGCGGTAATGTTTGTTTTTATTGCAGGAGTATCGGTTTATATAAGCAGTGAAAGGTCCAAAAAACATCTTTTCGGGTTTAAATATTACATAAAGTTTTTCAAAAGAGGTTTATTTCTTATTTTAATCGGCGAGGTTATAACTTTCGTGACCTGGGCGGTTATCGGTGAAGGATTTATTGTATTCGGTATTCTTCATCTTATCGGGTTTTCAGTCTTTGTCTCACCTTTTTTTATGAAACTAAAAAAATACAACCTTTTGGCGGGTTTCCTGGTAATCATTGCAGGCTTTCTGATATCAGGAACGACAGGCCCTTATTTCCTGCTTCCTTTCGGGATAACTCCCCCGGGGTTTGTATCTCTTGATTATGAACCGGTATTCCCGTGGTTCGGGGTATTTTTAATCGGAATCAGTGCCGGGACATATTTTTATCCGGGGGCAAAAAGGAGGTTTTCAGGTTTTTCCGTTTCAGACAATATATTCTTTAAATTTATGAGTTTTATGGGGAGGCATTCACTTCTGATATATCTTATCCACCAGCCTGTGATTGTCCTTCTGCTGTCATTGTCTGCGGGTAGAATCCTGATTTGA
- the ade gene encoding adenine deaminase — protein sequence MIHKDLLNAALGNEDADTVFFNAKVFSPYTCRWKKTSFAVKNGIVLGEGNYTGKCETDLEGSKVLPGLSDAHVHIESSLLTPREYGRLVLKKGTTTVFADPHEIANVAGVKGIKYMISESRNTPLDIFHTAPSCVPATNLDMGGASVTSSDLLTFSESENIAGLGEMMNYPGVLSGDDEVYKKLRIFDVVDGHCPLLSGKELNAYIMQGISSDHECTSAKEAGEKLEKGMYIMLREGSTEKNLKDLVSVVTPYNVSKCMFATDDRHADTLIRDGHIDDCIRKAISCGLKPELAYRMATLSPAERFGLTDRGALSPGRIADFCIIDDSDEFSVLETYKSGRQVKDTGYKEPETIDYKFKVPENIPLDIPQKTMAKAHIAGIIKGQILTENILKEIKPDEIPDFRNDILKCVVCDRYRGIKSGLGLVHGFKMKKGAIASSVSHDSHNIISVGAFDEDILASVNLLKKSGGGMSVYVDEKGFILPLECGGIMSYKSYDEVNEDITKLKEILKSTGCIKNPFMYLSFLSLTVIPEIRITERGVFDVSGFRDIPLFQAE from the coding sequence ATGATACACAAAGACCTTCTGAATGCTGCACTTGGAAATGAAGACGCAGACACTGTTTTTTTTAATGCAAAAGTATTCAGTCCATATACATGCAGGTGGAAAAAAACCTCTTTCGCCGTAAAAAACGGCATAGTACTTGGAGAAGGAAATTATACCGGAAAATGTGAGACTGACCTTGAAGGTTCAAAAGTTTTGCCCGGGCTTTCAGACGCACACGTCCATATAGAAAGCTCTCTTCTCACCCCCCGTGAGTACGGCCGCCTTGTATTAAAAAAAGGGACCACTACCGTTTTTGCAGACCCGCATGAAATAGCAAACGTTGCCGGGGTTAAAGGAATAAAATACATGATTTCAGAGAGCCGGAATACTCCTCTTGACATATTCCATACGGCTCCATCATGCGTTCCGGCGACAAACCTTGACATGGGCGGCGCCTCTGTCACATCATCTGACCTGCTAACGTTTTCCGAATCAGAAAACATCGCAGGACTAGGGGAAATGATGAATTATCCGGGCGTTCTTTCCGGGGATGATGAAGTCTATAAAAAACTTCGGATTTTTGACGTAGTCGACGGCCACTGCCCCCTTTTATCCGGGAAAGAACTGAACGCATATATCATGCAGGGTATTTCAAGCGACCATGAATGCACATCGGCAAAAGAAGCAGGGGAAAAGCTTGAGAAGGGAATGTACATCATGCTCAGGGAGGGCTCGACCGAAAAAAACCTCAAAGACCTTGTTTCTGTCGTAACCCCATACAACGTATCAAAATGCATGTTTGCAACCGACGACAGGCACGCCGACACCCTAATCAGGGACGGTCATATCGACGACTGCATAAGAAAAGCGATAAGCTGCGGACTAAAACCCGAGCTTGCGTACAGAATGGCAACGCTTTCACCGGCGGAAAGGTTCGGGCTTACCGACAGGGGAGCCCTTTCACCCGGGCGGATTGCCGACTTCTGCATAATAGACGATTCAGACGAATTCAGTGTCCTTGAGACATACAAATCCGGCAGACAGGTAAAAGACACCGGGTACAAAGAACCTGAAACAATTGACTACAAATTTAAAGTTCCTGAAAATATACCACTTGATATCCCGCAAAAAACAATGGCCAAAGCGCACATTGCAGGAATAATTAAGGGGCAGATACTTACAGAAAACATCCTAAAAGAGATAAAACCTGATGAAATTCCGGACTTTAGGAATGATATACTCAAATGCGTCGTATGCGACAGGTACAGGGGAATAAAATCAGGTCTCGGACTGGTTCACGGTTTTAAAATGAAAAAAGGGGCGATTGCATCATCGGTATCCCATGACTCGCATAACATTATCTCTGTCGGGGCCTTTGATGAAGACATTCTTGCCTCTGTAAATCTTCTTAAAAAGTCCGGCGGCGGAATGTCAGTCTACGTTGATGAAAAAGGCTTTATTCTTCCTCTTGAATGCGGAGGAATTATGTCATATAAGTCATACGATGAAGTAAACGAAGATATAACAAAATTAAAAGAGATTTTAAAATCAACAGGGTGCATCAAAAACCCCTTCATGTACCTTTCATTTCTTTCGCTTACAGTAATACCAGAGATAAGAATAACTGAAAGAGGTGTATTCGATGTCTCAGGTTTCAGGGACATTCCCCTTTTTCAGGCGGAATAA
- a CDS encoding AAA family ATPase produces MTFAHHKGGTGKTTSCLAIAGCLAGAGEKVLVIDCDPQANATTGLGIDSEDQSKNIYDVFMNVFDGFPDVSIKDVIVETKSGIHLVPSSLDLVGVEPYLYGINERAVVLKDALKPVINEYRYILIDTPPSMGQFVINGIIAADRIVLTLDSSVFARKGMDSLESIFEDIKENTGKNKTPDMAVITRAGVLFERKSPMDELKIIFRQLLFSETPGREEMIRQDELEKDIMKKIKEVFSVPYDSSVYSAQKEGTPVTVLYPDSPASLKYRQIAEIIRRW; encoded by the coding sequence ATTACTTTTGCGCATCATAAAGGAGGAACAGGCAAAACGACCTCCTGCCTTGCCATAGCAGGCTGTCTGGCGGGTGCAGGCGAAAAGGTCCTTGTAATTGACTGTGATCCGCAGGCAAACGCCACAACAGGCCTTGGTATTGACTCTGAAGACCAGTCAAAAAATATATATGATGTCTTTATGAATGTCTTTGATGGTTTTCCTGATGTATCTATAAAAGACGTTATAGTAGAGACAAAATCCGGAATTCATCTTGTGCCGTCCTCTCTTGATCTTGTCGGAGTAGAACCGTATCTTTATGGTATAAACGAGAGGGCAGTTGTTTTAAAAGATGCCCTGAAGCCTGTTATTAATGAATACAGATACATTTTGATAGATACTCCTCCAAGTATGGGGCAGTTTGTCATAAACGGAATTATTGCAGCCGACAGAATTGTCTTAACTCTTGACAGCAGCGTCTTTGCCCGCAAAGGAATGGACAGTTTGGAAAGTATATTCGAAGATATAAAAGAGAATACAGGTAAAAACAAAACGCCTGATATGGCGGTTATAACACGCGCAGGTGTGCTCTTCGAAAGAAAATCCCCCATGGATGAACTGAAGATAATATTCAGACAGCTATTGTTCTCCGAAACCCCTGGCAGAGAAGAGATGATAAGGCAGGATGAACTTGAAAAGGATATTATGAAAAAAATAAAGGAAGTGTTCTCTGTTCCGTATGACTCTTCTGTATATTCAGCTCAGAAAGAGGGTACGCCTGTCACAGTCCTTTACCCTGACAGTCCTGCTTCTTTGAAATACAGGCAGATTGCGGAAATTATCAGGAGATGGTGA
- a CDS encoding methyl-accepting chemotaxis protein — MPEDKISQKRPGRKALFAGAYAPKEASPMPKNSMVEDFIASTTISLRDFTSGKDDIRIDEDEDNAGLKNFAIEINKILEKSGSVLDNGNDDEIRSLKSKLQSLEDTNKNLSESLKNTESLNSASDDYEEEIKSLKSKLQSLEDANKALSDNLKEAESLSSVLKDYEIKVESLKSKVNSLNDSNENMSAAFNKVESEFEDYKKSAMKKRDEEVDLALKSAREETEKSVILHNAEKERLNSVISEKDSLNENLNRELSLREEKILDYQSAVSGYKEIIKNIETEISAKNESFDALQKEFDAFKIKYEEESDTRKSEENDLILEKERLISHFKQRAEDLESACAKEREEKERYLREADLLRLRCGIIVQENPLPALLTDASFRILEANGPFEKMSGISASKIKNTSLKSFETVEIKGEGPSESLKTKKRSYSEAKIRFPSGMRYLKQYGIPVAGENNTIENILVVYVDVTKEREESEKIQKQISEISSLKKRSETIIQENPMPMLFLDGSFRVLVANRAFGELAGTGLSGIKGKNISDLDLGRESRNTLESALSSKERAFSEITAGLSDGIILEQYAIPIMDDKGGVSNILVVFNEVTKLRRKESDLSNLINKSQNEAKLLEKSVESVTKSMALLSGGDLSVQAEIAEDDPLKMLKEKFNDSVSSVRSVIEDISGKTGRIEKTAGELHENNEDIAGATEKLATNACESSEFSKNLTDKFGEIGNRISDLSASIEEISSTAQEVMKKTQLSASDGKKAAVVGKEAYLKMESVGEISKRSVEEINSLNDELYRINDIVKLISGIAEQTNMLALNAAIEAARAGEHGRGFSVVAGEVKELAGESKKATVEIQELIESIQKNSEKTAGSMKRVNEEIKTGIESTNSAIVALNKIAGEIEIASNGMTEISKATDTQARDTNTFMQYVEAANEMTKENIKRIENVAALAEEISAISGEVGGISNEMHDMSVDLKKSIGKFGV, encoded by the coding sequence ATGCCGGAAGACAAAATTTCCCAGAAAAGGCCCGGAAGGAAGGCTTTGTTTGCAGGAGCATATGCCCCGAAGGAGGCTTCCCCCATGCCGAAAAATAGTATGGTTGAGGATTTCATTGCCAGCACGACGATTTCCCTTAGAGATTTCACCTCGGGAAAAGATGACATCAGGATAGATGAAGACGAAGATAATGCAGGCCTTAAAAATTTTGCAATAGAAATCAATAAAATTCTTGAAAAATCCGGTTCTGTCCTGGATAACGGAAATGATGATGAAATAAGATCTTTGAAATCGAAATTACAGTCTCTTGAAGATACAAACAAAAATCTCTCTGAAAGTCTCAAAAATACCGAATCTTTGAATTCGGCTTCTGATGATTATGAAGAAGAGATAAAATCCCTGAAATCGAAATTACAGTCTCTTGAAGATGCAAACAAAGCTCTCTCTGATAATCTTAAAGAGGCTGAGTCCTTAAGTTCAGTCTTAAAAGATTATGAAATTAAGGTGGAGTCGCTGAAATCAAAGGTAAATTCTTTGAATGATTCAAATGAGAATATGTCAGCGGCTTTTAATAAAGTAGAGAGTGAATTTGAAGATTATAAAAAGTCTGCAATGAAAAAGCGGGACGAAGAGGTAGACCTTGCATTAAAAAGTGCACGGGAAGAAACAGAGAAATCCGTTATATTGCACAATGCCGAAAAAGAAAGGCTTAATTCTGTAATCTCCGAGAAGGATTCTCTGAATGAAAACCTGAATAGAGAACTTTCCTTAAGGGAAGAAAAAATTCTTGATTACCAGTCTGCTGTTTCAGGATATAAGGAGATTATAAAAAATATCGAGACTGAAATTTCGGCAAAGAACGAGTCTTTTGATGCCCTTCAAAAGGAGTTCGATGCTTTCAAAATAAAGTACGAAGAGGAATCTGATACCAGAAAATCAGAGGAAAATGATCTCATCCTTGAAAAGGAGAGACTGATTTCTCATTTTAAACAGAGAGCAGAAGACCTGGAGTCCGCCTGTGCAAAGGAGCGTGAGGAAAAGGAAAGATATCTCCGGGAGGCAGACCTCCTTCGTCTTCGTTGCGGGATTATTGTTCAGGAGAACCCGCTGCCTGCACTTCTAACAGATGCTTCATTCAGAATACTGGAGGCAAACGGACCTTTTGAAAAAATGAGCGGAATTTCTGCATCCAAAATTAAAAATACCAGTCTAAAAAGCTTCGAAACAGTTGAAATTAAAGGTGAAGGGCCTTCAGAATCTTTAAAGACAAAAAAACGTAGTTATTCAGAGGCAAAAATAAGATTTCCGTCAGGTATGCGTTACCTGAAACAGTACGGCATTCCTGTTGCAGGTGAAAATAACACTATAGAAAATATCCTTGTTGTTTACGTTGACGTGACAAAGGAACGCGAAGAATCGGAAAAAATACAAAAACAGATCTCCGAGATTTCATCCCTTAAAAAACGTTCTGAAACAATAATACAGGAAAATCCCATGCCTATGCTTTTCCTTGACGGCAGTTTCAGAGTCCTTGTTGCAAACAGGGCTTTTGGGGAGCTTGCAGGAACCGGTCTTTCCGGGATAAAAGGCAAAAATATCTCAGACCTTGATCTGGGCAGGGAAAGCAGAAATACTTTGGAAAGCGCTTTATCGTCAAAAGAGAGGGCATTCAGTGAAATAACAGCAGGTTTGTCCGACGGGATAATACTTGAACAGTACGCAATTCCAATAATGGATGACAAAGGAGGAGTCTCAAATATTCTTGTTGTCTTCAATGAAGTCACAAAACTTCGCAGGAAAGAGTCAGATCTCAGTAATTTAATAAATAAATCCCAAAATGAAGCGAAACTTCTTGAAAAAAGCGTTGAATCGGTGACTAAGAGTATGGCGCTTCTTTCCGGGGGTGACCTTTCCGTGCAGGCGGAAATTGCTGAAGATGATCCTTTAAAAATGTTAAAGGAGAAGTTCAACGACTCAGTATCTTCAGTAAGAAGCGTTATAGAAGACATCTCAGGAAAGACCGGCCGTATCGAAAAAACCGCCGGAGAGCTGCACGAGAATAATGAAGACATAGCAGGAGCGACAGAAAAGCTTGCGACTAACGCCTGCGAGTCTTCAGAGTTTTCCAAAAATCTCACCGACAAGTTCGGCGAGATAGGCAACAGGATCTCGGACCTCTCCGCTTCTATAGAGGAGATATCGAGTACGGCGCAGGAAGTTATGAAGAAGACTCAGCTTTCAGCATCCGATGGCAAAAAAGCAGCTGTTGTCGGAAAAGAGGCTTATCTCAAGATGGAGTCTGTCGGTGAAATCTCAAAAAGAAGCGTTGAAGAGATAAATTCACTTAATGACGAACTTTACAGGATAAATGATATTGTCAAGCTTATCAGCGGCATTGCCGAGCAGACCAACATGCTTGCGTTAAACGCTGCAATTGAAGCGGCAAGGGCAGGAGAGCACGGAAGGGGCTTTTCCGTTGTCGCAGGAGAGGTAAAGGAGCTTGCAGGTGAGTCCAAGAAGGCGACTGTCGAGATACAGGAGTTAATAGAAAGCATTCAAAAAAACAGCGAGAAAACCGCAGGCTCAATGAAACGTGTCAATGAAGAGATAAAGACCGGAATTGAAAGTACAAATTCTGCAATTGTGGCACTTAACAAGATTGCCGGGGAAATTGAAATCGCATCAAACGGAATGACCGAGATATCAAAGGCGACGGACACGCAGGCAAGGGACACCAACACCTTCATGCAGTACGTTGAAGCGGCGAACGAGATGACAAAGGAGAATATAAAGAGAATCGAAAATGTTGCGGCCCTTGCTGAAGAGATCTCGGCGATTTCAGGTGAAGTAGGAGGAATCTCCAACGAAATGCATGACATGTCGGTCGACCTGAAAAAATCAATTGGAAAGTTTGGGGTATAA
- a CDS encoding protein-glutamate O-methyltransferase CheR — MIDSEFQTLKRTIEKLLGIQCGCYKEDYIKRRVLSRMRITGKEKYREYNSLILSDKSEQELLRNALTINVTKFYRDKEVFDLIKSDIFPGIIRSKGRMRIWSAGCATGEEPYTLALIIHDITRLNPDVSVTIFATDLDREALKKAKEGIYDKRSLENLNENQVRRHFTETEDGKYEVKPHLKEMVRFSQHDLMSGKPVTNYLDMILCRNVTIYFTEEQKNDLARMFHPALVSKGFYVMGKTEFMSREVEELYDPYNTLQKIYTKR, encoded by the coding sequence ATGATAGATTCGGAATTTCAGACGTTAAAAAGAACTATAGAAAAACTTCTGGGAATACAGTGCGGGTGTTATAAAGAGGATTATATTAAAAGACGCGTTCTGTCCAGAATGAGGATCACCGGCAAAGAGAAGTACAGGGAATACAACTCCCTGATTCTCTCGGACAAATCCGAACAGGAGCTTTTAAGAAACGCTCTTACTATAAACGTTACAAAATTCTACAGGGACAAAGAAGTTTTTGATTTAATAAAATCTGATATATTCCCCGGGATAATCCGCAGTAAGGGGCGTATGCGCATATGGAGTGCAGGGTGTGCAACGGGAGAGGAGCCTTATACGCTTGCTCTGATAATCCATGATATTACACGGCTTAATCCTGATGTGTCAGTGACAATTTTTGCAACAGACCTTGACAGGGAAGCCCTTAAAAAGGCCAAGGAGGGAATCTATGATAAGAGATCCCTTGAGAATTTAAACGAAAACCAGGTGAGAAGGCATTTTACCGAGACTGAAGACGGGAAATATGAAGTGAAACCGCATTTAAAAGAGATGGTGAGATTTTCCCAGCATGATCTCATGAGCGGCAAGCCGGTAACAAACTACCTTGATATGATTTTGTGCAGAAACGTCACAATCTACTTTACTGAAGAGCAGAAAAACGACCTTGCACGGATGTTTCACCCTGCCCTCGTATCAAAAGGGTTCTATGTAATGGGGAAAACCGAATTTATGAGTCGCGAGGTCGAGGAGCTTTACGACCCGTATAACACTCTTCAGAAAATTTATACAAAAAGATAG